A genomic window from Streptomyces sp. NBC_01298 includes:
- a CDS encoding MarR family transcriptional regulator → MSTLRFAAVNADGLLSDLDLPPAAYRVLLKLRSLSEPGGRILIDQATVGGMLDLSRPSVNAALRSLELAKLVRKIRNGVYQINPMLAGYTSFEDAVAAVNEMDAEERLDARGYVASYHRAVAAYQDQLAEQRKKRAAQAVAKKAAESKRRRALHAVG, encoded by the coding sequence GTGAGTACCTTGCGATTCGCTGCGGTCAACGCAGACGGGCTGCTCTCCGACCTCGACCTGCCTCCGGCGGCGTACCGGGTGTTGCTGAAGTTGCGCTCGCTCAGCGAGCCGGGCGGGCGGATCCTCATCGACCAGGCGACGGTCGGCGGGATGCTGGACCTGAGCCGGCCGAGCGTGAACGCCGCGCTGCGGAGCCTGGAACTGGCGAAGTTGGTCAGGAAGATCCGGAACGGGGTCTACCAGATCAACCCGATGCTCGCCGGTTACACCTCGTTCGAGGATGCGGTCGCGGCCGTGAACGAGATGGACGCGGAGGAGCGGCTGGACGCTCGGGGCTATGTGGCCAGCTACCACCGGGCAGTGGCGGCGTATCAGGACCAGCTCGCCGAGCAGCGCAAGAAGCGGGCGGCTCAGGCCGTCGCCAAGAAGGCGGCTGAGTCGAAGCGGCGTAGGGCGCTGCACGCGGTTGGCTGA